A window from Nitrospira sp. ND1 encodes these proteins:
- a CDS encoding putative Ig domain-containing protein — MDEHVMIPFAQAKHGRVGGLRPLAFPQATRLGLMALAIAVYGGCSSSPQDGGIPGDGPNNNHPPTVRLVTIVPNPLILTGPITAHVAADDPDGTEPTKRFQWIVNGVSVPGATEHELPTDHVKRGDTVALEVVVSDGQAESASYRTEPVMVVNTPPLVSRVTIEPDSSDKGNRVLAKVEALDPDHDDIQYVYRWWRNDKQVKEGEENVLDTTGFGRKDIVAVEVVAKDQDATAAPARSVPIVLGNSPPQILSSPAALTNREQYEYVVQAKDVDGDSISYGLETGPPGMTIDKATGHVTWKVTPGVGGTHRIKIMVEDGQGGTAWQDFELSIPSTAQSLTVLPTQG, encoded by the coding sequence ATGGACGAACATGTGATGATCCCCTTTGCACAGGCAAAACACGGGAGGGTGGGGGGGCTCCGTCCCCTTGCCTTTCCTCAGGCAACTCGCCTGGGCTTGATGGCCCTCGCGATCGCTGTCTACGGCGGTTGTTCGTCTTCCCCTCAGGACGGCGGGATTCCCGGGGACGGCCCGAACAATAACCACCCTCCGACTGTCCGCCTCGTGACCATCGTTCCCAATCCCTTGATATTGACTGGGCCCATCACTGCACATGTTGCGGCCGATGACCCAGACGGTACCGAACCGACCAAGCGATTCCAGTGGATCGTCAACGGGGTTTCGGTACCTGGTGCGACGGAGCATGAGCTCCCTACTGACCATGTGAAGCGCGGCGACACGGTCGCGCTCGAAGTGGTGGTGTCTGATGGCCAGGCAGAGAGCGCTTCGTATCGCACAGAGCCGGTGATGGTGGTGAATACGCCTCCTCTCGTGTCACGAGTGACAATTGAGCCAGATTCATCCGATAAGGGGAATCGGGTCCTCGCCAAGGTCGAGGCGTTGGACCCTGACCATGACGATATCCAATACGTCTATCGTTGGTGGCGTAACGACAAGCAGGTGAAAGAAGGCGAGGAAAACGTTCTTGATACAACCGGGTTTGGCCGAAAGGATATTGTGGCGGTCGAAGTCGTCGCAAAGGATCAGGATGCGACGGCCGCACCTGCTCGATCAGTGCCGATCGTCCTCGGTAATTCACCGCCACAGATCCTCTCAAGTCCGGCCGCGTTGACCAATAGAGAGCAATACGAGTACGTCGTCCAAGCGAAGGATGTCGATGGCGATAGCATCAGCTATGGGCTCGAGACAGGGCCTCCAGGGATGACGATCGACAAGGCGACGGGCCACGTGACCTGGAAAGTGACGCCGGGTGTCGGGGGAACTCATCGCATCAAGATCATGGTGGAAGATGGGCAGGGTGGCACGGCCTGGCAGGATTTTGAGCTCTCGATACCCTCTACTGCCCAATCGCTGACGGTCCTCCCCACTCAAGGCTAG
- a CDS encoding PhoH family protein, whose protein sequence is MRKIKLREGTNTAALFGHHDRHLKLIEEEFGVRCSARGEEVTVEGTPETVKQAERVLNELASLTNEGYDLRSDDVTHALTALRHNHDASLKELLFSASPIVTRKRFIVPKTPTQKYYLDAIEKHDIVIGIGPAGTGKTYLAMAMAVSALMKKDVSRIILARPAVEAGEKLGYLPGDMYAKVNPYLRPLYDALFDMMDMERANRLIERGDIEIAPLAFMRGRTLNDSFVILDEAQNATAEQMKMFLTRLGFHSKAVVTGDITQIDLPSDRVSGLIEVRDILQDIAGIEFVYFDERDVVRHRLVQEIIKAYDRHTASPAPPAQPRKGEAQTKGHRSDSKPTRPAAPATGSWGQSH, encoded by the coding sequence GTGCGCAAGATCAAACTACGGGAAGGCACGAATACCGCAGCCCTGTTCGGGCACCATGATCGACACCTCAAGCTGATTGAGGAAGAGTTCGGTGTGCGATGCTCGGCGCGGGGTGAAGAAGTGACGGTGGAGGGTACGCCTGAGACCGTCAAGCAGGCGGAACGGGTTCTCAATGAGCTCGCTTCGTTGACGAATGAAGGGTATGACCTGCGGTCCGATGATGTGACGCATGCGCTGACCGCTCTCCGCCACAACCACGACGCTTCTCTCAAAGAACTGCTTTTCAGCGCTTCCCCCATCGTCACTCGGAAGCGATTCATCGTTCCGAAGACTCCGACTCAGAAATACTATCTGGACGCGATCGAAAAACACGACATCGTGATCGGTATCGGTCCTGCGGGCACGGGCAAGACCTATTTGGCCATGGCGATGGCGGTCAGTGCGCTGATGAAAAAAGATGTCAGCCGCATCATCCTCGCAAGGCCGGCCGTGGAGGCCGGCGAGAAGCTGGGGTATTTGCCCGGCGACATGTATGCCAAGGTCAATCCCTACCTTCGGCCACTCTACGATGCCCTGTTCGATATGATGGATATGGAACGGGCCAATCGTTTGATTGAGCGAGGGGATATCGAAATTGCGCCCCTTGCGTTCATGCGCGGCCGTACCCTGAACGATTCATTTGTGATCCTGGACGAAGCGCAAAACGCGACTGCCGAACAGATGAAGATGTTCCTCACACGGTTAGGCTTCCATTCGAAGGCCGTCGTGACGGGGGACATTACGCAGATCGACTTGCCGTCGGACCGGGTGTCCGGCCTCATCGAGGTGCGCGACATTCTTCAGGACATTGCCGGGATCGAGTTCGTCTACTTCGATGAGCGAGATGTCGTGCGGCATCGCCTTGTCCAGGAGATCATCAAGGCCTACGATCGCCATACGGCCAGTCCTGCGCCTCCGGCTCAGCCACGAAAAGGCGAGGCTCAGACGAAGGGCCATCGTTCGGATTCTAAGCCCACCCGTCCCGCGGCTCCTGCCACAGGTTCCTGGGGCCAGTCTCATTAA
- the ybeY gene encoding rRNA maturation RNase YbeY, with product MPVVIGMRLTRWPLRLGALKQLATHVLQAVGEAEALLSLEIVGDVRMRRLNRTFRHRDKTTDVLAFATREGPGPPSSLLGDVVISLPQAIRQACGHEQGVDHELAVLLIHGILHLCGYDHERSDAEAQRMSRREKAVLRAVAPVPRLLVSRGSDQV from the coding sequence ATGCCGGTTGTGATCGGCATGCGGTTGACGCGGTGGCCCCTTCGCCTCGGCGCCCTCAAGCAACTCGCCACTCATGTCTTGCAAGCAGTCGGCGAAGCCGAGGCGCTTCTGAGTCTTGAGATCGTCGGCGATGTCAGGATGCGGCGCCTGAATCGAACCTTTCGTCATCGTGACAAGACGACGGATGTGCTGGCGTTTGCGACCAGGGAAGGGCCCGGGCCACCCTCGTCTCTTCTCGGGGACGTCGTTATTTCCCTGCCGCAGGCCATTCGTCAGGCGTGTGGTCATGAACAGGGCGTTGACCACGAGTTAGCGGTACTCCTGATTCACGGCATTCTCCATTTGTGCGGATATGACCACGAGCGTAGTGATGCGGAGGCGCAACGCATGAGCCGGCGCGAAAAGGCCGTGCTCCGCGCCGTTGCTCCGGTTCCACGGCTATTGGTGTCACGCGGATCGGATCAGGTATGA
- the ftsY gene encoding signal recognition particle-docking protein FtsY produces MDWLQKLSAGLSKTRDAVTGQLDRLLGRAADPALLDELEVALISADLGMPVVERVMGQLRAQMRGGNFSSADKVRDLLRQSVLDILLPTQSASMEQLVAQGPRPFVILAVGVNGVGKTTTVAKLTQRFRQQGKKPLLVAGDTFRAAAIDQLQVWADRIEVDVIRHRPGADPAAVAYDGMTAAKARGSDVVLIDTAGRLHTKTNLMDELRKIKRVVAQECQGAPHEVLLVLDATVGQNAIAQARQFHEAVGVTGIALTKLDGTARGGIVVAIADTFKIPVRLIGVGEAVDDLQDFDAKAFVDALF; encoded by the coding sequence GTGGATTGGCTTCAGAAACTAAGTGCGGGGCTCTCCAAAACACGTGATGCAGTCACGGGACAACTGGATCGACTCCTGGGGCGGGCGGCTGATCCGGCGCTGCTGGATGAGCTGGAGGTGGCCTTGATCAGCGCAGATCTGGGCATGCCGGTCGTGGAACGTGTGATGGGGCAGCTGCGGGCCCAGATGCGGGGCGGTAATTTCTCGTCGGCCGATAAAGTACGAGACCTGCTGCGGCAATCCGTGCTGGATATTCTTCTTCCGACACAATCTGCCTCGATGGAGCAATTGGTGGCACAGGGGCCGCGTCCCTTTGTGATTCTTGCCGTGGGGGTCAACGGTGTCGGCAAGACCACGACGGTGGCGAAGCTGACGCAACGGTTTCGACAACAGGGGAAAAAACCATTACTCGTGGCCGGGGATACCTTCCGCGCGGCGGCGATCGATCAATTGCAGGTCTGGGCGGACCGCATCGAGGTCGATGTGATCCGCCATCGACCGGGTGCGGATCCGGCTGCGGTCGCCTACGACGGGATGACCGCTGCGAAAGCGCGCGGGTCGGACGTGGTGTTGATCGATACCGCCGGGCGGCTGCACACGAAAACGAATCTCATGGACGAATTGCGGAAGATCAAGCGAGTGGTCGCGCAAGAGTGCCAGGGGGCGCCACATGAGGTGCTGTTGGTGTTGGATGCGACGGTCGGCCAGAATGCCATTGCCCAGGCGAGACAGTTCCACGAGGCGGTCGGGGTGACTGGAATCGCCCTGACCAAGCTGGATGGAACGGCGCGTGGTGGCATCGTGGTGGCCATTGCCGACACCTTCAAGATCCCGGTCCGCTTAATCG